The Streptomyces sp. NBC_01197 genome window below encodes:
- a CDS encoding Imm50 family immunity protein, giving the protein MTWVDFVRNRGVLDSLFADSVPPLEELRLRSINLTYIGPSLTLRVDLPSFPLSNSSLESQGDEFDTLQCQLSFQAVEEIALTNWKGPEICTIRIAPRPDYRIQVEVTGENLHLSFRSIRDILIDHFSAFKINSDGSDSGRHHYTRGIDARMYTSPPETHEASFYG; this is encoded by the coding sequence ATGACGTGGGTTGATTTTGTCAGGAATCGCGGAGTCCTGGATTCACTCTTCGCAGACTCAGTACCACCACTCGAAGAACTTCGACTTCGATCCATTAATCTTACCTATATTGGCCCTTCCCTCACCTTGAGAGTCGACCTTCCATCATTCCCCCTTTCTAATTCATCACTCGAGTCCCAGGGTGATGAATTCGACACCCTGCAGTGCCAGCTCTCCTTTCAGGCCGTCGAGGAAATCGCCTTGACCAACTGGAAAGGTCCGGAAATCTGTACAATCCGCATCGCACCTCGGCCAGACTACAGGATTCAGGTCGAAGTGACGGGCGAGAACCTTCACCTCTCGTTCCGCAGCATCCGCGACATCCTTATCGACCACTTCAGCGCGTTCAAAATTAATAGTGATGGGTCTGACAGCGGGCGCCATCACTACACGCGAGGAATCGACGCCCGAATGTACACTTCACCACCCGAAACCCATGAAGCGAGCTTTTATGGATAA
- a CDS encoding Imm50 family immunity protein, which yields MDNATWPTFLSDPRQILDLYDQPPALNRCDLFYVHIDERDTSITFGFETRELPARPRQKWKKKPFNSIRFFISFTGISRIRINGWESPGEKEVEISRHGEDELTVHVTSKASELSNASDLAFQAESASLTHSAAQLMAPGSGP from the coding sequence ATGGATAACGCCACCTGGCCCACTTTTCTGTCCGACCCCCGCCAGATCCTTGACCTTTACGACCAACCCCCCGCACTGAACCGATGCGATCTCTTCTATGTCCATATCGATGAACGCGATACAAGCATCACATTCGGATTCGAGACAAGGGAACTTCCGGCACGCCCCCGCCAGAAATGGAAAAAGAAGCCATTCAATTCAATCAGATTTTTCATTTCCTTCACTGGCATCTCGCGGATCCGCATCAACGGCTGGGAGAGTCCCGGGGAGAAGGAAGTTGAGATTTCTCGACACGGTGAAGACGAATTGACGGTGCACGTCACCAGTAAAGCCAGCGAACTTAGCAACGCCAGTGACCTTGCTTTCCAAGCCGAATCAGCCTCGCTCACTCATTCTGCCGCCCAGTTGATGGCACCGGGTTCCGGTCCCTGA